CGCCCGTGCAAGTGCCTGTTGGCGCCTACCACTGGGTTAGCGGGGCCCGCTCTTGCTTGGCTCTCTTCCGTCAAGAAACCTGCACGACATAGCACCCGTGCACGACTCCGGTGATTGTGTCGTACAGTAGATCCCACCGTTCCTGTCCAGGTATCTGTGGAAAAGACGGGGTATGGAAAGGCTGTTGCCCCTCTGGCATTCGTACACTCACTCGGACGCTCCGTGGCAGAAGAAAACAGTCTATATCAACGTGCGATAGATTATGGTTCCAGGCATGAGCAAAAGGGGCGGCCTTACCATTGAAGGGACGGACGGACCAGTAGCAGCCCCTCTGTTGAGGTTGAGCGAAAACACATCAGCTCCTAGTGTTCGGGCACTACAGGGGAGATAATACAGAAGCGAGAACGGGCGGCCTTGCTGCGCATCTTTCTCACCGCAGTTCGGCTTCGTCAATAGATGTCACTGTCTGCTGTGAGATAACGCTCCCGCAGATAGCCTGAAGAGGTGAATATGTAGTTTCGCCGTCCGAATGTGTGGTTTAAGTGCAACGTACCTGTTTGTTCATGGTCACTTTGTAGTCAGGCCGTTGAAGTGTGGACGGTCTCACGCCGATAGTCCAGCTGGCATGAGTGGCTGACGTGAGGAAGCCGCATAGATAATTGTCGCGGGCCTCTTACGATGAGCTTGGAGATGCATGCAAAAACCTACAAAGATCATAATAGAAACGTCCCCAGCATAGCAGTGGGCCTCACTCACCCTTTATTCTCTGGGCAAAGGTACACCTTCCCTTCGTCCGTATTCAGCATGAAGAATGCGCAGTTAGGGCTGTCGGTGCACGCCTGTCAATTATGGCGATCAACAGTTCATATGACGCGGATGATGGCCGTGGCCTGTCGAACCTCTGCAGCCCCCTGGAAACTGCAACCACCCGGTTATGGCACAGGCATCGTTCTAGCATCGAATAGAAAGAGGACCTTTTGATTCCCATTGAACGTGCGTCCAAGACAGTGGGGTTTGAGCAGTCGGCAAAAGAACCGCCCAGGTGAAGGAAGTCTGAGCGGTTCTCCTCTATCTCCAATGCACCAGACGTTCCACGGTGTTCTAGCCGAAACCGGTGGCATTCCGCCTGTGGAGTAGAAGTCCATATTTCACCCACACGAAGCACGGCACAAGTCAAATCAGTACCAGGGCGGCACACCCAGTAAACGCGAGGAAGCCTCCAAGCTTCATTTCTGAACGAAGTCGGTTCCGGAGAGGCTTTCCCGGAGAGCTGGCTAACGCTTCAGTTGGCGGAAGTTGGGTCACAAATATGCATCGGGGCCTGACTTGGCCCCTGTCGGCTACACTCTCGAAAAGAGTGTACAGACACCACTGAGCAGACGTCAGCTTTCAGGCAGTCTGTTTTCCTCTTTTGCTTCCCACGTCTGAGGGCAACTCGACGGATCGTGCAGAGCCCGAACAAAGCCACGCCTCTGCTGGAATGCTGGAGGAGTCATGCGAAGGTGCA
This portion of the Besnoitia besnoiti strain Bb-Ger1 chromosome VII, whole genome shotgun sequence genome encodes:
- a CDS encoding hypothetical protein (encoded by transcript BESB_077930); this encodes MSPWRTGTVAMRESIGEGGAAEEARYFQGAAEACTDSPNCAFFMLNTDEGKVYLCPENKGFLHASPSSSWTIGVRPSTLQRPDYKVTMNKQAICGSVISQQTVTSIDEAELRARTLGADVFSLNLNRGAATGPSVPSMTVFFCHGASDRARVLCRAGFLTEESQARAGPANPVVGANRHLHGRSKRSAMRILEHRRTLRAKREHPARHGENS